The Peribacillus sp. FSL P2-0133 genome has a segment encoding these proteins:
- a CDS encoding NAD(P)/FAD-dependent oxidoreductase, which produces MEVNEKVYDITIIGGGPVGLFTAFYGGMRQASVKIIESLPQLGGQLSALYPEKYIYDIAGFPKVRAQELVNNLKEQMAKFEQDVVLEQAVQEVEKQADGVFKLTTDKEIHYSKTIIITAGNGAFQPRRIEIDDAKKYESSNLHYFIDDLNHFAGKKVVVFGGGDSAVDWALMLEPIAEKVSIIHRRDKFRAHEHSVETLKDSKVEIKTPYIPSELIGTGGRIHTIVIKDTNGEDTETMEVDAVIVNYGFVSSLGPIKEWGLDIQKNSILVNSRMETNIPGIYAAGDIATYDGKVKLIASGFGEAPTAVNHAKQYIDPKAKVQPMHSSSMF; this is translated from the coding sequence TTAATGAAAAAGTTTATGATATTACCATCATTGGCGGAGGCCCAGTTGGATTATTCACTGCATTTTATGGGGGAATGAGACAGGCATCCGTAAAAATCATCGAGAGCCTACCACAATTAGGCGGACAATTGTCGGCCCTTTATCCTGAGAAATACATCTATGATATCGCTGGTTTCCCCAAAGTGCGCGCTCAGGAGCTAGTGAATAATTTGAAAGAACAAATGGCAAAGTTCGAGCAGGATGTTGTCCTGGAGCAGGCCGTTCAAGAAGTGGAAAAGCAAGCCGATGGAGTTTTCAAGTTAACGACTGATAAAGAAATCCATTACTCCAAAACGATTATCATCACAGCTGGGAATGGGGCTTTCCAACCCCGCCGCATCGAAATTGATGATGCAAAAAAATATGAAAGCAGTAACCTTCACTATTTCATCGATGACCTCAATCATTTTGCCGGCAAAAAAGTGGTGGTCTTCGGAGGTGGAGATTCAGCAGTGGACTGGGCCCTGATGCTGGAGCCTATCGCCGAGAAAGTGAGCATCATACACAGAAGGGATAAATTCCGTGCCCACGAACATAGTGTAGAAACACTTAAAGATTCAAAAGTTGAAATAAAGACTCCATACATACCTTCAGAGTTGATTGGTACAGGCGGACGGATCCATACAATTGTCATCAAGGATACAAATGGTGAAGATACAGAGACGATGGAGGTAGATGCAGTCATCGTCAACTACGGCTTCGTTTCTTCCCTTGGTCCCATTAAGGAATGGGGACTCGATATCCAGAAGAACAGTATTTTGGTGAATTCCAGAATGGAAACGAATATCCCGGGAATTTATGCAGCAGGTGATATTGCAACATATGATGGCAAAGTAAAATTGATTGCAAGTGGTTTTGGTGAGGCACCCACTGCCGTCAATCACGCCAAACAATATATTGACCCAAAAGCCAAAGTTCAGCCGATGCACAGCTCTTCCATGTTTTAA
- a CDS encoding SDR family oxidoreductase: MNILIAGANGTTGKQIIGELSKNPHMIVYGMIRKEEQAQTIKELGGHPILADLEGNVDKAVDNMEAIIFAAGSGPKTGPDKTTAVDKNGAIKLVDAAKKKGIKRFVMLSSVGSDNPEQAQAGMRHYLEVKHDADEHLKASGLTYTIVRAVALTNEQAIGKIFADEKVDHTNKSIPRADVAAVLAQSVTEEKTFNKTFEIFSGTLPIKEALYNIN, from the coding sequence ATGAATATTTTAATTGCAGGAGCCAACGGAACGACCGGAAAACAGATCATTGGGGAATTATCAAAAAATCCGCATATGATTGTATACGGGATGATCCGGAAAGAGGAACAGGCTCAAACGATAAAAGAACTCGGCGGGCATCCAATCCTTGCAGATTTAGAGGGAAATGTGGATAAAGCAGTGGATAACATGGAAGCCATCATTTTTGCCGCCGGATCTGGACCAAAAACAGGGCCGGATAAAACGACAGCTGTGGATAAGAATGGAGCCATTAAACTAGTTGATGCCGCCAAGAAGAAGGGTATCAAACGTTTTGTCATGTTAAGCTCTGTCGGTTCTGATAATCCGGAACAAGCCCAAGCAGGAATGCGACATTATCTCGAAGTAAAGCATGATGCCGATGAACATTTAAAAGCAAGCGGGCTGACATACACGATTGTCCGGGCGGTTGCTTTGACAAATGAACAAGCCATCGGAAAAATCTTTGCGGATGAGAAAGTGGATCATACTAATAAATCCATTCCAAGGGCCGATGTCGCCGCCGTTCTTGCCCAATCAGTCACAGAGGAAAAAACATTCAATAAAACTTTCGAGATTTTCAGCGGCACCCTCCCAATCAAAGAGGCCCTGTACAATATCAACTAA
- a CDS encoding YkvA family protein, which produces MFKKIKTWARDLKRQIFILYFACKDARVPWYAKVFTACVVAYAFSPIDLIPDFIPILGYLDDVILVPIGIMIALKLIPKNVLTDCEVKAEEMMKNGKPKNWIVGSIIVLIWGLIIIWAIINIYRLMN; this is translated from the coding sequence ATGTTCAAAAAAATTAAAACTTGGGCGAGGGATCTAAAACGACAGATTTTTATCCTTTACTTTGCTTGTAAAGATGCAAGAGTGCCTTGGTATGCAAAAGTATTTACGGCTTGTGTTGTAGCTTATGCATTCAGTCCGATTGACCTAATACCTGATTTTATACCCATTCTTGGCTACTTAGACGATGTAATTCTCGTTCCGATAGGGATAATGATTGCATTAAAGCTGATACCAAAGAATGTATTAACCGACTGTGAAGTTAAGGCAGAGGAAATGATGAAAAACGGTAAGCCGAAGAATTGGATAGTGGGCTCTATAATAGTATTGATTTGGGGCTTGATTATAATATGGGCTATTATAAATATTTATCGCTTAATGAACTAA
- a CDS encoding iron-sulfur cluster assembly accessory protein, producing the protein MSEVVQITEAAAFQIKEMMKHNGEEGSFLRVAVKGGGCSGLSYGMGFEQEPGDKDSQLEQFEIKILVNAEDADILNGTVIDYKQTMMGGGFTIENPNAIASCGCGSSFKTAKNAGTPENC; encoded by the coding sequence GTGAGTGAAGTTGTTCAAATAACGGAAGCTGCCGCTTTTCAGATAAAAGAAATGATGAAACATAATGGCGAAGAAGGTTCATTTTTAAGAGTGGCCGTTAAAGGCGGAGGCTGCAGCGGATTATCCTACGGAATGGGTTTTGAACAAGAGCCTGGGGATAAAGATAGCCAGCTGGAACAGTTTGAAATTAAGATCCTTGTTAATGCCGAGGATGCAGATATATTGAATGGAACGGTAATTGATTATAAACAAACGATGATGGGCGGAGGCTTTACGATCGAAAACCCAAATGCTATCGCTTCATGCGGTTGCGGGTCTTCCTTCAAAACGGCAAAAAATGCCGGTACGCCGGAGAATTGCTAA
- a CDS encoding YuzB family protein, with product MYPIIEFCVSNLASGAQEALERLERDPNLDIIEYGCLGYCGRCSSNLYALVNGEVVFGDTTDELVDKIYKYIDEYEMF from the coding sequence ATGTACCCGATTATTGAATTTTGTGTAAGCAATCTGGCCAGTGGCGCTCAGGAGGCTCTGGAAAGATTGGAGCGGGATCCGAATTTAGATATCATAGAATATGGTTGTCTGGGATATTGCGGCAGATGCTCCAGTAACTTATATGCTCTTGTAAACGGTGAAGTGGTTTTTGGTGACACAACGGATGAATTGGTGGATAAAATATATAAGTACATTGATGAATATGAAATGTTCTAA
- a CDS encoding NAD(P)/FAD-dependent oxidoreductase, translating to MKNLVILGGGYGGMRMLQRLLPNQLPENVSITLIDRNPYHCLKTEYYALAAGTIPDQHIRVAFPEHPRLKNVYGEVLSIDMENKQVIIENQDPVVYDDLVIGLGCEDKYHDIPGADTHTYSIQTIDKSRSTYSALNNLGAGATVSIVGGGLSGVELASELIESRSDLNVKLFDRGPHILSAFPERLSTFVESWFDKHTIEIVHHSNITKVEPNLLYNGDEAVQSDVIVWTAGIQPSKIIRDMDIEKDRQGRAVLTPQHFLPNDDSIFVVGDCASLPHAPSAQLAESQAEQIVQVLVKKWANEPLPESFPTMKLKGTLGSLGKKQGFGLVANRPITGRVARLMKSGILWMYKYHNG from the coding sequence ATGAAGAATCTAGTCATACTTGGTGGCGGGTATGGTGGTATGCGCATGTTGCAAAGATTGCTGCCTAATCAGCTTCCTGAAAATGTGAGCATCACGCTTATCGACCGTAATCCTTATCACTGCTTAAAAACGGAATATTATGCTTTAGCAGCAGGTACCATTCCAGATCAGCACATCCGTGTTGCATTTCCTGAACATCCTCGCTTGAAGAACGTATACGGAGAAGTACTTTCCATCGATATGGAAAATAAACAGGTCATTATAGAAAATCAAGATCCTGTCGTTTATGATGATTTAGTCATTGGCCTTGGCTGCGAAGATAAATACCACGATATTCCTGGTGCAGACACACATACTTACAGTATCCAAACAATCGATAAATCACGAAGCACATATTCAGCTTTGAATAATTTAGGTGCTGGTGCAACCGTTTCTATCGTTGGTGGCGGACTGAGTGGTGTTGAGCTTGCAAGTGAATTGATTGAAAGCCGTTCAGATTTAAACGTTAAGCTATTCGACCGTGGACCGCATATTCTATCTGCATTCCCAGAAAGATTAAGTACTTTTGTTGAATCATGGTTCGATAAACATACAATCGAGATCGTCCATCATTCAAATATAACGAAAGTTGAGCCAAACCTTCTTTATAATGGCGACGAAGCCGTTCAAAGCGACGTCATCGTATGGACAGCTGGAATTCAGCCAAGTAAGATCATCCGCGATATGGATATTGAAAAGGACCGTCAAGGAAGAGCTGTTCTGACTCCTCAGCATTTCCTACCTAATGATGACAGCATCTTTGTCGTCGGTGACTGTGCGAGCCTGCCTCATGCGCCTAGTGCTCAATTAGCGGAGTCCCAAGCAGAGCAAATCGTCCAAGTTCTTGTGAAGAAATGGGCAAATGAACCACTTCCGGAAAGCTTCCCTACAATGAAATTAAAAGGAACATTAGGTTCCCTTGGGAAGAAACAAGGTTTTGGTCTTGTTGCAAATCGCCCAATCACAGGCAGAGTGGCACGCCTAATGAAATCAGGCATCCTCTGGATGTATAAATACCATAACGGTTGA
- a CDS encoding YuzD family protein, translated as MVIKEIEIEVYGAEQICASCVNLPSSKDTCEWLEAALTRKFPEQKFKISYIDMYNPPETLKQKNFAAKMIEEDLFYPLVLIEGEIIAEGNVRLKKVVETMEKYGYTMQV; from the coding sequence ATGGTAATTAAAGAAATTGAGATAGAAGTGTATGGAGCGGAGCAAATTTGCGCGAGTTGTGTGAATCTCCCTTCTTCGAAAGATACCTGTGAGTGGCTTGAAGCCGCTTTAACGAGAAAGTTTCCTGAGCAGAAATTCAAAATATCCTATATAGATATGTATAATCCCCCAGAAACGCTGAAGCAAAAGAACTTTGCCGCGAAGATGATCGAAGAAGATTTGTTTTATCCACTGGTCCTCATCGAAGGTGAAATCATTGCAGAAGGAAATGTGCGTCTCAAAAAAGTGGTGGAAACAATGGAAAAATACGGATATACGATGCAAGTGTGA
- a CDS encoding NifU family protein → MSEQTMEVQVQEVLDKLRPFLLRDGGDCELVDVEDGIVKLRLLGACGSCPSSTITLKAGIERALLEEVPGVVEVEQVF, encoded by the coding sequence ATGTCTGAACAAACAATGGAAGTTCAAGTTCAAGAAGTCCTAGATAAGCTTCGTCCGTTTCTTCTTCGTGATGGCGGTGACTGTGAACTAGTTGACGTAGAAGATGGAATTGTAAAATTACGATTACTAGGAGCCTGCGGAAGCTGTCCTAGTTCGACCATTACGCTAAAAGCTGGGATTGAGCGTGCCCTTCTTGAAGAAGTTCCTGGTGTAGTGGAAGTTGAACAAGTTTTCTAA
- the thrB gene encoding homoserine kinase: MSAESEMFLIRVPASTANLGPGFDSIGLALGLYLEIHGSSSDHWEVVPLSEEMSVFPRDDRNYIVQIAKETAASYGKELSPCRLFVSSEIPLARGLGSSASAIVAGIELANIVGELHLSDDEKNRHASLFEGHPDNAGASVYGGLVVGLHTDERTDVVSFPIEGVKVIAVIPNFELLTEDSRNVLPNSLSYKDAISGSAAANVLLAGVLSKDWKLVGEMMQSDRFHQPYRAELVPHLALIEEVVLNEGGFGAALSGAGPTVLCLASAEKSESLLTGLKERFPEFLVKELEIDNDGSYTAILSEQEKKELKFLES; this comes from the coding sequence ATGAGTGCAGAATCGGAGATGTTCTTGATCCGTGTACCAGCAAGTACGGCCAACTTAGGCCCAGGATTCGATTCCATCGGCTTGGCGTTAGGTCTTTACTTGGAAATACATGGATCTTCATCAGATCATTGGGAAGTCGTTCCACTTTCAGAGGAAATGTCTGTTTTTCCAAGGGATGATCGTAATTATATCGTCCAGATTGCCAAGGAAACGGCGGCTTCCTATGGAAAGGAACTATCCCCATGCCGGCTTTTCGTCTCAAGCGAAATTCCGCTGGCTCGGGGTCTTGGAAGCAGTGCCTCTGCCATTGTGGCGGGGATTGAATTGGCGAACATCGTTGGTGAACTTCATTTATCCGATGATGAAAAGAATAGGCATGCTTCCCTTTTTGAAGGGCATCCGGATAATGCGGGGGCATCTGTGTATGGTGGATTGGTCGTGGGCCTTCATACGGATGAAAGAACGGATGTCGTGTCGTTTCCGATCGAGGGAGTTAAGGTGATAGCTGTCATTCCCAATTTTGAATTGCTTACTGAGGATTCAAGAAATGTCCTTCCGAATTCGCTTTCCTATAAAGATGCGATAAGCGGAAGTGCAGCCGCAAATGTTTTGCTGGCGGGAGTTCTATCAAAAGATTGGAAGCTTGTTGGTGAAATGATGCAAAGTGATCGCTTCCATCAACCATATAGGGCGGAGTTGGTCCCTCATTTAGCGCTTATAGAAGAAGTTGTCCTTAATGAAGGCGGATTTGGTGCAGCACTAAGCGGAGCAGGACCAACTGTTTTATGCTTGGCATCGGCAGAAAAAAGTGAAAGTTTGCTCACTGGATTGAAGGAAAGGTTTCCGGAATTTCTTGTGAAAGAATTGGAAATCGATAATGATGGCAGTTATACGGCAATCCTTTCAGAACAGGAAAAAAAGGAATTGAAATTTTTGGAATCGTAA
- the thrC gene encoding threonine synthase — translation MSWQGLISTYKDFLPVNENTPALTLLEGNTPLIRLNRLSEEWGIDLHVKYEGANPTGSFKDRGMVMAVAKAIEEGSDTIICASTGNTSAAAAAYAARANLRCIVVIPEGKIAMGKLAQAVMYGAEIISIEGNFDQALKIVRSLSESSPITLVNSVNPYRIEGQKTAAFEICDALGSAPDILALPVGNAGNITAYWKGFKEYNESKQTGLPEMRGFEAEGAAAIVRDSIIENPETIATAIRIGNPASWNFAVEAANESKGKIDEVTDEEILEAYHFLAKKEGVFAEPASCASIAGIYKQLKSGEIKKGSKVVAVLTGNGLKDPNVAVDTSTIQPTLLPMDEEVILEHLQGVKQA, via the coding sequence ATGAGCTGGCAAGGACTTATAAGCACGTATAAAGATTTTTTACCCGTTAATGAAAACACACCTGCACTAACCCTTTTGGAAGGGAATACACCTTTAATCAGACTGAATCGATTATCCGAAGAGTGGGGAATCGACTTACATGTAAAATACGAAGGGGCAAATCCAACTGGGTCGTTTAAAGATCGCGGAATGGTCATGGCCGTCGCCAAAGCGATAGAAGAGGGCAGCGACACGATCATCTGTGCTTCCACCGGGAATACATCAGCAGCTGCAGCAGCTTATGCGGCCCGTGCCAACCTGCGCTGTATCGTTGTCATCCCGGAAGGTAAAATTGCTATGGGCAAGCTTGCCCAAGCCGTTATGTATGGAGCGGAAATCATCTCGATCGAAGGGAACTTCGACCAGGCTTTAAAAATCGTCCGTTCGCTTAGTGAGAGCTCACCGATAACTCTTGTGAATTCGGTCAACCCATACCGGATTGAAGGGCAGAAGACAGCGGCTTTCGAAATTTGTGATGCACTCGGCTCGGCACCGGATATTTTGGCTCTTCCTGTCGGGAATGCAGGTAATATAACTGCTTACTGGAAAGGGTTTAAAGAATATAACGAATCGAAACAAACGGGCCTTCCTGAAATGAGAGGGTTCGAAGCTGAAGGTGCGGCTGCGATTGTCCGGGATAGCATCATTGAAAATCCAGAAACGATTGCAACAGCCATCCGGATTGGAAATCCTGCAAGTTGGAACTTTGCTGTTGAAGCAGCAAATGAATCCAAAGGCAAAATCGATGAGGTGACAGACGAAGAAATTCTGGAAGCTTATCATTTCCTTGCTAAAAAAGAAGGGGTATTTGCAGAGCCGGCATCTTGTGCTTCCATTGCAGGTATCTATAAACAACTAAAAAGCGGTGAAATCAAAAAAGGAAGTAAGGTTGTTGCTGTATTGACTGGAAATGGATTGAAAGATCCGAATGTGGCAGTCGATACAAGCACGATTCAACCGACATTGCTGCCAATGGATGAAGAAGTCATTTTAGAACATCTGCAGGGTGTGAAGCAGGCATGA
- a CDS encoding homoserine dehydrogenase, producing MKAISIGLLGLGTVGSGVVQIIESHQDKLMHQVGCSISVKKILVKDTTKERLVEIDKGMLTDNPEDILSNPEIDVVIEVMGGIEETRGYLIEAIKNKKHIVTANKDLMALYGPELLELATENQCDLFYEASVAGGIPILRGLVDGLSSDRITKMMGIVNGTTNFILTKMSKEGRAYDDVLKEAQELGFAEADPTADVGGLDAARKMAILSTLGFSMNIGLNDVEVQGITEISEEDLRYSKKLGYTMKLIGVASRAGDRVEVSVQPALLPEEHPLASVNNEYNAVYVYGEAVGETMFYGPGAGSLPTATAVVSDMVTVIKNMRLGVNGRSAVSPQFPKQLKDATEIFAKFFIRLHVQDEVGVLAKITNLFAEHGVGFDKILQLPLDEKESSEIVLVTHTATKAAFEQIIQKLNDYNMVREVKSTYRVEGEDIK from the coding sequence ATGAAAGCCATCTCGATCGGTTTATTGGGGTTAGGTACAGTTGGATCAGGAGTCGTACAAATCATTGAAAGCCATCAGGACAAGCTCATGCACCAAGTGGGCTGTTCCATATCCGTTAAGAAGATACTAGTCAAGGACACGACGAAGGAGAGGCTTGTCGAGATCGATAAAGGTATGTTAACTGACAATCCTGAGGATATCCTTTCGAATCCCGAGATTGATGTTGTAATAGAAGTGATGGGTGGAATCGAAGAAACACGCGGTTATCTGATAGAGGCAATAAAGAATAAAAAGCATATCGTTACGGCCAATAAAGACCTAATGGCTTTATATGGACCGGAATTGCTGGAATTGGCCACCGAGAATCAATGTGATTTGTTCTATGAAGCAAGTGTTGCAGGGGGAATTCCGATTTTACGCGGACTTGTGGATGGACTATCTTCTGACCGCATCACGAAAATGATGGGAATCGTCAATGGAACGACAAACTTCATACTAACGAAAATGAGCAAGGAAGGCAGAGCTTATGATGACGTATTGAAGGAAGCTCAGGAGCTGGGATTTGCTGAAGCCGATCCGACTGCCGATGTAGGAGGTTTGGATGCGGCCCGTAAAATGGCGATTCTTTCCACACTCGGATTCTCCATGAACATTGGCTTGAATGATGTTGAGGTACAGGGCATTACCGAGATATCCGAAGAGGATTTGAGATATAGTAAGAAGCTTGGTTATACAATGAAATTGATCGGCGTCGCTTCGAGGGCAGGGGATAGGGTCGAAGTAAGTGTCCAGCCTGCACTTCTTCCTGAAGAACATCCGTTAGCATCAGTAAATAATGAGTATAATGCGGTATACGTTTATGGGGAAGCCGTAGGGGAAACGATGTTTTACGGACCGGGGGCTGGCAGTCTTCCTACTGCGACTGCAGTCGTTTCGGATATGGTGACCGTCATCAAGAATATGAGGCTGGGCGTAAATGGCCGCAGTGCCGTTTCACCTCAGTTCCCGAAACAATTAAAAGATGCGACTGAGATTTTCGCTAAGTTCTTCATTCGATTACATGTTCAAGATGAAGTTGGCGTTTTAGCCAAAATCACGAATTTATTTGCCGAGCATGGCGTAGGATTCGATAAAATCCTTCAATTGCCTCTGGATGAAAAGGAATCTTCCGAAATCGTATTGGTTACGCATACTGCCACAAAGGCTGCATTTGAGCAAATAATACAGAAATTAAATGATTACAATATGGTAAGAGAAGTGAAAAGCACATACAGAGTTGAAGGAGAGGACATCAAATGA
- a CDS encoding L,D-transpeptidase family protein, with the protein MKRLMMAALIALLIFQTANLAKAETKTGCEATQFKIVMKSEADVKEKASAASKTLKTYKKNKELSASGRTGSWYKVCHSNKTAYINMADAKEVFSSGEKAILKKFDGGKGVNQVVSVTGKAMSDTKVTIQTYEKKQGEWRRALKKMEGVIGKNGFTKSKKEGDGKSPVGIYSFGTAFGSETKPAGVKMSYKKTTKYDYWIDDQTSTDYNKWKTYKGNPAGKWKSFERMNHELYKYGAAVNYNTNPIVKGKGSAIFLHIWRGSTKPTAGCTATAEKNVVSLLKWMDPVQKPHIVMGTNDSLKSVK; encoded by the coding sequence ATGAAAAGATTGATGATGGCCGCCCTTATAGCCCTTTTAATCTTCCAAACGGCAAATCTTGCGAAGGCTGAAACGAAAACAGGCTGCGAAGCAACTCAATTCAAGATTGTCATGAAGTCTGAAGCGGATGTGAAAGAAAAGGCGTCGGCTGCAAGTAAAACGTTAAAAACCTATAAGAAAAATAAAGAATTATCGGCAAGCGGAAGAACTGGAAGCTGGTATAAGGTCTGTCACTCAAATAAGACCGCATATATCAATATGGCAGATGCAAAAGAGGTTTTCAGTTCCGGTGAAAAAGCCATTTTGAAGAAATTCGATGGGGGAAAGGGCGTTAACCAAGTTGTATCTGTGACAGGTAAAGCGATGAGTGATACGAAGGTCACGATCCAAACTTATGAGAAGAAACAAGGGGAATGGCGCCGGGCATTGAAGAAGATGGAGGGTGTCATTGGGAAGAACGGCTTCACGAAGAGCAAAAAAGAGGGTGATGGGAAATCCCCGGTCGGGATTTATTCATTTGGTACGGCCTTTGGAAGCGAAACGAAGCCGGCAGGAGTGAAAATGAGTTATAAGAAAACGACCAAATATGACTACTGGATTGATGATCAGACATCCACGGATTATAACAAGTGGAAAACCTATAAAGGAAATCCTGCAGGTAAATGGAAGTCTTTCGAAAGGATGAATCATGAACTCTATAAGTATGGGGCAGCCGTCAATTATAATACGAATCCCATCGTAAAAGGAAAAGGAAGTGCAATCTTTCTTCATATATGGAGAGGGAGTACAAAACCGACGGCTGGATGTACAGCCACGGCCGAAAAGAATGTCGTCAGTTTACTGAAATGGATGGATCCCGTGCAAAAGCCACATATTGTAATGGGTACAAATGATTCATTGAAGAGCGTTAAGTAA
- the yutH gene encoding spore coat putative kinase YutH: MIEEIIFNNYGIQVELEEANVRFPSFRSGNMVYSIVPIENMEQEELVERYKMSQHLISQGDRHVSAFVLANHGSYVSEADEQLFILLANQALEGPKNFNPGRRLARFHQRGRTINDTIRTCSRIGKWKELWEQRIDQLEKIWRDKLNAHPDNQFEKLFIETFPYYMVLGENAIQYLVDTEIDDTPQIVDSGTVCYERFLHDTWKSNKWMKNPFDWVFDHGTRDVAEWVREHYFQNVHTHQRGIAHFFHEYQSIEPFSSFSARLLYSRMLFPIHYFETVEEYFSKTTESRSNQLEDKISSITKSSQQYESFLKHFYELAEVPAKQYDLPKIDWI, from the coding sequence ATGATAGAAGAAATCATTTTTAATAATTATGGTATACAGGTGGAGCTTGAAGAAGCCAATGTCAGGTTTCCAAGCTTCCGTTCAGGGAATATGGTGTACAGTATCGTTCCCATTGAAAATATGGAGCAGGAGGAATTAGTGGAACGTTATAAAATGTCTCAACATCTGATTTCACAAGGTGATCGTCACGTATCCGCCTTTGTCCTTGCCAATCATGGAAGCTATGTTTCGGAAGCGGATGAACAATTATTCATCCTTCTTGCCAATCAGGCATTGGAAGGTCCGAAAAATTTCAACCCAGGAAGACGTCTGGCAAGATTCCATCAGCGTGGGAGAACTATTAATGATACGATTCGAACATGTTCAAGGATTGGTAAATGGAAAGAACTCTGGGAACAAAGGATCGATCAGTTAGAAAAGATTTGGCGGGATAAGCTCAACGCCCATCCTGATAACCAGTTTGAAAAATTATTTATTGAAACCTTTCCCTATTATATGGTCCTAGGTGAAAATGCGATTCAATATTTAGTCGACACGGAAATCGATGATACCCCGCAAATTGTCGATAGTGGAACGGTATGTTATGAACGTTTTTTACATGATACCTGGAAAAGCAATAAGTGGATGAAAAATCCGTTCGATTGGGTATTTGACCACGGAACAAGGGATGTCGCGGAATGGGTGAGGGAACATTATTTTCAAAATGTGCATACCCATCAGCGGGGAATTGCCCATTTCTTTCACGAATATCAGTCCATAGAACCGTTCTCCAGCTTTTCGGCCCGGTTATTATATTCGAGGATGCTATTTCCCATTCATTACTTTGAAACTGTGGAAGAGTATTTTTCAAAAACGACGGAATCAAGGTCGAACCAATTGGAGGATAAAATATCTTCGATCACGAAATCCTCCCAACAATATGAGTCCTTCCTCAAACATTTTTATGAATTGGCAGAGGTCCCTGCCAAGCAATATGATTTGCCTAAAATTGACTGGATTTAG
- a CDS encoding phosphatidylglycerophosphatase A, whose product MANIEQSMSEKTARKWLIERGVKLEDIAELVMYLQSGYHENLQMSDCLHNVERVLSKREVQNAILTGIQLDILAEKKLLEEPLQSIIEIDEGLYGVDEILAFSIVNVYGSIGFTNYGFIDKQKPGILKYLNDKSTGKVNTFLDDIVGAIAAAASSRLAHRTENGE is encoded by the coding sequence ATGGCTAATATTGAACAATCAATGTCTGAGAAAACGGCTCGAAAATGGCTAATTGAACGAGGAGTGAAATTGGAGGATATCGCTGAGCTTGTCATGTATTTGCAATCTGGCTACCATGAAAATCTCCAAATGTCCGATTGCCTTCACAATGTCGAACGGGTCCTTTCAAAACGCGAGGTCCAAAATGCCATCCTTACCGGCATTCAGTTGGATATTCTAGCTGAGAAAAAACTGCTCGAGGAGCCTTTGCAGAGCATCATTGAAATAGATGAAGGCCTATATGGGGTCGATGAAATATTGGCTTTTTCAATTGTGAATGTTTATGGATCCATCGGTTTTACCAACTATGGTTTCATCGATAAACAAAAGCCGGGTATCTTAAAATATTTAAACGATAAAAGCACGGGTAAGGTGAACACCTTTTTAGATGATATCGTTGGGGCAATTGCAGCTGCCGCTTCAAGCCGTCTTGCCCATAGAACCGAAAATGGGGAATAG